A stretch of the Candidatus Limnocylindrales bacterium genome encodes the following:
- a CDS encoding PD-(D/E)XK nuclease family protein has protein sequence MTGAEDALLLRADERPAPAIIVRTQRLARLLRLRIAELRELAQRPVAETPDILTIDQWIERAWERTSPRELLLPAAAELAAWEGIIAGDARGQVLDVGAVASEAASAWRLLHEWSEPDWQHEQLSPETEAFLGWRDEFRQRAAAQGWVTSAELAGRVTAALEAAATPKGQTLSLFDPAPAGNDSLAPGRMVFVGFERLEPYVVRLREALRRAGTVIEDHTPGDGAPSAPVLRVYATAQDEARATARDIAAFLAERPRARVGVLVTDLERYRSLLEVTFLEELDPSSLLPGQELRPRPFDLAGAPALHEHCVIAHALDLLELDRHANPRALVSRILLAPYPRPEAGGDEELEARALTEAALRRRNVRAIDLEELARRTRGGAPRFAGALLALKRQLERSRVPAAPGAIARRFIARLQALGWPGADLQGDERVAFSRWRDALGALAALEIVEPVMTEAHARRRLLELCMRTSVQSPSAGLQVQVMGLLDSAGLVFDRIHVLGLDSISFPSALRPNALLPARWQREQRLPLASAEAELEFAAAVWNRVLRSAPEVHASHAVGGGEDELRSASSFVAALSREEPALRAHSPWYAAQASSALEPRPPETAVPALVRSGGTSLLVGHARCPFQSLAHVRLAADSFDSEQSEPASNTRGDLVHAALAQVLPRIGTRRQLGVLTDRAIATLAAEAAEAAMATEKARAVPPLLHAPTRHWLQGIVAAWLVWERDHRFGDWTFEMAEQRLLATFPAADGGDDIRVTCVVDRIDVIEGGRLLIDYKTGTSVHRVGAWSGERPDDAQLPIYAVAVGAAFPDRPVAGLAFAHLDNREKLELLGRCDVAQSEKLGPPSSRSRDRTTWSGWNDALAQMSAALGGLAASFARGDFAVDPLREANTCRTCRRQRLCRVFEGTIDDESDDAADEA, from the coding sequence ATGACCGGCGCCGAGGACGCCCTGCTGCTGCGCGCGGACGAGCGCCCGGCACCCGCCATCATCGTCCGCACGCAGCGCCTGGCTCGCCTGCTGCGCCTGCGCATCGCCGAGCTTCGCGAGCTCGCGCAGCGGCCGGTGGCGGAAACGCCCGACATCCTGACCATCGACCAGTGGATCGAGCGCGCGTGGGAGCGCACCTCGCCGCGCGAGCTGCTGCTGCCGGCTGCCGCCGAGCTGGCGGCGTGGGAAGGCATCATCGCCGGGGACGCGCGCGGACAGGTGCTCGACGTCGGCGCCGTCGCCAGCGAAGCCGCCAGCGCCTGGCGGCTTCTTCACGAATGGTCGGAGCCGGACTGGCAGCACGAACAGCTCTCGCCCGAGACCGAGGCGTTTCTCGGATGGCGAGACGAGTTTCGCCAGCGCGCGGCAGCACAGGGCTGGGTGACGTCCGCCGAGCTTGCCGGTCGTGTGACCGCGGCGCTGGAGGCGGCGGCCACGCCCAAGGGACAGACCCTGTCGCTTTTCGATCCGGCGCCTGCCGGCAACGACTCGCTGGCTCCGGGCCGGATGGTCTTCGTCGGCTTCGAGCGCCTGGAGCCCTACGTCGTGCGGCTTCGCGAAGCGCTGCGCCGTGCGGGGACGGTCATCGAGGATCACACTCCAGGCGATGGCGCCCCCTCGGCACCCGTGCTGCGCGTCTACGCCACCGCGCAGGACGAAGCGCGCGCCACCGCGCGCGACATCGCCGCGTTTCTTGCCGAGCGGCCGCGCGCTCGCGTCGGCGTGCTCGTCACCGACCTCGAGCGCTATCGCAGCCTTCTCGAGGTGACGTTTCTCGAAGAGCTCGATCCTTCCTCGCTGCTGCCCGGGCAGGAGCTTCGCCCGCGGCCCTTCGATCTTGCCGGCGCGCCGGCGCTGCACGAGCACTGCGTGATCGCGCACGCCCTGGATCTGCTCGAGCTGGATCGGCACGCCAATCCGCGCGCATTGGTCTCGCGCATCCTGCTGGCGCCGTATCCGCGGCCGGAAGCCGGCGGCGACGAGGAGCTGGAGGCGCGCGCGTTGACCGAAGCCGCGCTGCGCCGGCGCAATGTCCGTGCGATCGATCTCGAGGAGCTTGCGCGGCGCACGCGCGGCGGTGCGCCGCGTTTCGCTGGCGCGCTGCTCGCGCTGAAGCGGCAGCTCGAACGATCGCGCGTGCCGGCCGCTCCCGGCGCCATCGCCAGGCGCTTCATCGCGCGGCTGCAGGCGCTGGGATGGCCCGGCGCCGACCTGCAAGGCGATGAGCGCGTCGCGTTCTCGCGCTGGCGCGATGCGCTTGGCGCGCTGGCCGCGCTCGAGATCGTCGAGCCGGTCATGACCGAGGCGCATGCACGCCGGCGCCTGCTCGAGCTGTGCATGCGCACCAGCGTGCAGTCGCCGTCGGCGGGGTTGCAGGTGCAGGTGATGGGGCTGCTCGACAGCGCCGGCCTGGTCTTCGACCGCATCCACGTCCTCGGCCTCGATTCGATCAGCTTTCCTTCCGCGCTGCGGCCGAACGCGTTGCTGCCGGCGCGATGGCAGCGCGAGCAGCGCCTGCCGCTGGCGTCGGCGGAGGCCGAGCTCGAGTTCGCCGCGGCGGTGTGGAATCGCGTGCTGCGGTCGGCACCCGAGGTGCATGCCAGTCATGCGGTCGGCGGCGGCGAGGATGAGCTGCGAAGCGCCAGCTCGTTCGTGGCCGCGCTGTCGCGCGAGGAGCCGGCGCTGCGCGCGCACTCCCCGTGGTACGCCGCGCAGGCGTCGAGCGCGCTGGAGCCGCGTCCACCCGAGACCGCCGTGCCGGCGCTGGTGCGAAGCGGCGGCACATCGCTTCTGGTCGGACATGCGCGCTGCCCCTTCCAGTCGCTCGCGCACGTCCGCCTGGCGGCCGATTCCTTCGACAGCGAGCAGAGCGAGCCTGCCAGCAACACGCGCGGCGATCTCGTGCACGCGGCGCTGGCTCAGGTGCTGCCGCGCATCGGCACGCGGCGCCAGCTCGGCGTCCTGACCGACCGGGCGATCGCCACGCTGGCCGCCGAAGCCGCCGAGGCGGCGATGGCAACCGAGAAGGCGCGCGCCGTTCCGCCGCTGCTGCACGCGCCGACGCGCCACTGGCTGCAGGGCATCGTCGCCGCCTGGCTGGTCTGGGAGCGTGACCATCGCTTCGGCGACTGGACCTTCGAAATGGCCGAGCAGCGCCTGCTCGCCACGTTCCCGGCGGCAGACGGCGGCGACGACATCCGTGTCACGTGCGTCGTCGACCGCATCGACGTCATCGAAGGCGGCCGTCTGCTCATCGACTACAAGACCGGCACCAGCGTGCATCGCGTCGGCGCGTGGAGCGGCGAGCGCCCTGATGATGCACAGCTGCCGATCTACGCCGTCGCCGTCGGCGCGGCCTTCCCCGACCGTCCCGTGGCAGGACTGGCTTTCGCGCACCTCGACAACCGCGAGAAGCTCGAGCTGCTGGGCCGCTGCGACGTTGCACAGTCGGAAAAGCTCGGACCGCCGAGCAGCCGCAGCCGTGACCGCACAACGTGGAGCGGGTGGAACGATGCGCTGGCGCAGATGTCGGCGGCGCTCGGCGGCCTTGCCGCTTCCTTCGCGCGCGGCGACTTCGCAGTCGACCCGCTGCGCGAGGCCAACACCTGCCGCACCTGCCGGCGCCAGCGTCTGTGCCGCGTCTTCGAAGGCACGATTGACGACGAATCCGACGATGCCGCGGACGAAGCATGA
- a CDS encoding UvrD-helicase domain-containing protein produces the protein MSDVVDMLERAAGEAARVAAGDMVADHESRMRALSVDSSVVVQAPAGSGKTELLVQRFLALLATVERPEAILAITFTRKAAAEMRERILEALRGAERGDPPRGPSDAQRLQLARAALEHGRRWKLAENPSRLQVYTIDSLCARLAASMPLLSRLGGVPETVEDATPLYREAARRCLYGDAREQDAGLAHCIDLVLERVEMGVSGLEARLVDMLSRREQWTHVASAVLEQPEPLLARIEDGFAAALGDCTRTLALLFPETLRELAHEVARRTRHALQGSLLPCNWPTLGESALLSAGPESTAAWGELRALLMTRTGLRKPSGLNVNVGAADSAVKTCYTRLLDEVQALPTRQLEKLLADLSCAPELPAAARFSGESRDAMLALLRVLLLAHQELWLVFRERRMVDFVQVAAGAVSGLGSTDAPSELLQRLDARISHLLVDEFQDTNLVQCELVARLTSAWTPGDGRTLFLVGDPMQSIYRFRKAEVGLFLRAFEGRLFDHVAAEPVRLQVNFRSDRSVLAWINRVFAGVLGDVDDARRGLVRFAPSVARPGAADGEPVRIYSWRAVGDADDKGKGEARGLADLITADLLPQARTRGGKVAILVRSRSHALPLLAELRGRGIRYRAPGFDMLANRATVSDLAALTRAIVHPADRLSWLAVLRSPMVGLEIADLLRLFEPEVEEARARADHAPPRLVAAVLRDAEARRRVLGDDACARVEKAQAVLSCARARLGAVPVDRVVRSAWIAMGGPACADAEGLLDAEQFFALVPGCTQRATLDLDDLERRLQTLEASVDPDPAIDLEVMTIHKAKGLQFDTVVLPRLDGTTRGRTPEAVTMETDAATGHIELMAMAPARGRTDEDEEKRYKLLERRERERDAAELRRMLYVAATRAEHRLVLSATAPAEGKPARRATAMAVLEPFVGSADIVTLDCPPVLGPLGRPSMRLAAGYEPAPPVPRAQPRTVVVQRPSEAGAEELDPAQMSASMKAIHIGKVTHAAVERITEDGVDAWTAARVRAERGWIERRLRMAGAVEEELRECARAVEEALVALLEDERGRWLLAPHQDARTELPLTGLQPQAVTVASIDRTFIEEGVRWIIDLKTGRPDGREYRGLSEDEAARRYVEARTAEYATQLEQYRKLIELAAGAHGDLPERGAQAPVRLGLFFARLPAAHRWREITTPSDRSQR, from the coding sequence ATGAGCGACGTCGTGGACATGCTGGAACGAGCCGCCGGCGAAGCGGCGCGCGTCGCGGCCGGCGACATGGTTGCCGACCACGAATCGCGCATGCGCGCGCTGTCGGTGGACTCGAGCGTGGTCGTGCAGGCGCCGGCCGGGTCGGGCAAGACCGAGCTGCTCGTGCAGCGCTTCCTGGCGCTGCTGGCGACCGTCGAGCGGCCCGAGGCCATCCTGGCGATCACGTTCACGCGCAAGGCCGCGGCCGAGATGCGCGAGCGCATCCTGGAGGCGCTGCGCGGCGCCGAGCGCGGCGACCCGCCGCGGGGGCCGTCCGATGCGCAACGGCTGCAGCTGGCGCGCGCCGCGCTCGAGCACGGCCGCCGCTGGAAGCTGGCCGAGAATCCGTCGCGATTGCAGGTCTACACCATCGACAGCCTGTGCGCGCGTCTGGCAGCCTCGATGCCGCTGCTGAGCCGCCTTGGCGGCGTGCCCGAGACGGTCGAAGACGCCACGCCGCTGTATCGCGAGGCCGCGCGCCGCTGCCTCTACGGCGACGCGCGCGAGCAGGATGCGGGGCTGGCGCACTGCATCGACCTGGTTCTGGAGCGCGTCGAGATGGGCGTCTCGGGCCTGGAGGCGCGCCTCGTCGACATGCTCTCGCGCCGCGAGCAGTGGACGCACGTGGCAAGCGCGGTCCTGGAGCAGCCCGAGCCGCTGCTGGCGCGCATCGAGGACGGCTTTGCCGCCGCGCTCGGCGACTGCACGCGCACGCTGGCGCTGCTGTTTCCCGAAACGCTGCGCGAGCTGGCGCACGAGGTCGCGCGCCGGACACGCCACGCCCTGCAGGGAAGCCTGCTCCCGTGCAACTGGCCGACCCTCGGCGAGAGCGCTCTGCTGTCGGCGGGGCCCGAATCGACGGCGGCATGGGGCGAGCTTCGCGCGCTGCTGATGACCAGAACCGGCCTGCGCAAGCCTTCCGGCCTCAACGTCAACGTCGGCGCCGCCGATTCCGCCGTCAAGACGTGCTACACGCGGCTGCTCGACGAGGTGCAGGCACTGCCCACGCGCCAGCTCGAGAAGCTGCTCGCCGATCTCTCGTGCGCTCCCGAGCTCCCGGCCGCTGCCAGGTTCAGCGGCGAGTCGCGCGATGCCATGCTGGCGCTGCTGCGCGTCCTGCTGCTGGCTCACCAGGAGCTGTGGCTGGTGTTCCGCGAGCGGCGGATGGTCGATTTCGTCCAGGTGGCCGCGGGCGCGGTCTCCGGGCTCGGCAGTACCGACGCTCCAAGCGAGCTGCTGCAGCGTCTGGACGCGCGCATCTCGCATCTTCTGGTCGACGAGTTCCAGGATACCAACCTCGTGCAGTGCGAGCTGGTCGCCAGGCTGACGTCGGCGTGGACACCCGGCGACGGCCGCACGCTGTTCCTGGTCGGCGATCCGATGCAGTCGATCTACCGCTTCCGCAAAGCCGAGGTCGGCCTGTTCCTTCGCGCATTCGAAGGCCGGCTCTTCGACCACGTGGCCGCCGAGCCGGTGCGCCTTCAGGTCAACTTCCGCTCCGACAGGAGCGTGCTGGCATGGATCAACCGCGTCTTTGCCGGAGTGCTCGGCGACGTCGACGACGCACGCCGGGGCCTGGTCCGCTTCGCGCCCTCGGTGGCGCGGCCGGGCGCTGCCGACGGGGAGCCGGTCAGGATCTACTCGTGGCGTGCCGTCGGCGACGCCGACGACAAGGGCAAGGGCGAGGCACGCGGCCTCGCCGACCTGATCACCGCCGACCTGCTGCCGCAGGCTCGCACGCGCGGCGGCAAGGTCGCGATCCTGGTGCGTTCGCGCTCGCACGCCTTGCCGCTGCTGGCCGAGCTGCGCGGACGCGGCATCCGCTATCGTGCGCCCGGCTTCGACATGCTGGCCAACAGGGCCACGGTCAGCGATCTGGCCGCGTTGACGCGTGCGATCGTGCATCCGGCCGATCGTCTGAGTTGGCTGGCGGTGCTGCGCTCTCCGATGGTCGGCCTGGAGATCGCCGATCTTCTGCGACTGTTCGAGCCCGAGGTCGAGGAGGCGCGCGCGCGCGCCGATCATGCGCCGCCGCGCCTGGTCGCCGCCGTCCTGCGCGATGCCGAAGCACGACGGCGCGTGCTCGGCGACGATGCGTGCGCGCGCGTCGAGAAGGCGCAAGCCGTGCTGAGCTGCGCGCGCGCGCGGCTTGGCGCGGTGCCGGTGGACCGCGTCGTGCGCAGCGCATGGATCGCGATGGGCGGGCCGGCCTGCGCCGATGCCGAAGGCCTGCTCGATGCGGAGCAGTTCTTCGCGCTCGTCCCCGGCTGCACCCAGCGCGCCACGCTCGACCTGGACGACCTCGAGCGCAGGCTGCAGACGCTGGAGGCCAGCGTCGACCCCGATCCCGCCATCGATCTGGAGGTGATGACGATCCACAAGGCCAAAGGCCTGCAGTTCGACACGGTGGTGCTGCCGCGGCTGGACGGCACCACGCGCGGCCGCACGCCGGAGGCGGTGACGATGGAGACGGACGCGGCCACCGGGCACATCGAGCTGATGGCGATGGCGCCGGCGCGCGGACGCACCGACGAGGACGAGGAGAAGCGCTACAAGCTGCTCGAGCGACGCGAGCGCGAGCGCGACGCGGCCGAGCTGCGCCGCATGCTCTACGTCGCCGCCACGCGGGCCGAGCACCGGCTGGTTCTGTCGGCGACCGCGCCTGCGGAAGGGAAGCCTGCACGGCGCGCCACGGCGATGGCGGTGCTGGAACCGTTCGTGGGCAGCGCCGACATCGTGACGCTGGACTGTCCGCCGGTGCTGGGGCCGCTCGGACGACCGTCGATGCGTCTTGCCGCGGGCTATGAGCCCGCGCCGCCGGTGCCGCGCGCGCAGCCGCGCACGGTCGTCGTGCAGCGGCCCTCGGAGGCCGGCGCCGAAGAGCTCGATCCGGCGCAGATGTCGGCCTCGATGAAAGCCATCCACATCGGCAAGGTCACCCACGCCGCCGTCGAGCGCATCACCGAAGACGGCGTCGATGCCTGGACGGCGGCGCGCGTGCGCGCCGAGCGCGGCTGGATCGAGCGCCGCCTGCGGATGGCCGGTGCCGTCGAGGAGGAGCTGCGCGAGTGCGCGCGCGCGGTGGAGGAGGCGCTGGTCGCGCTTCTCGAGGACGAGCGCGGCCGCTGGCTGCTGGCGCCGCACCAGGACGCGCGCACCGAGCTGCCGCTGACAGGCCTGCAGCCGCAGGCCGTGACGGTGGCCAGCATCGATCGCACATTCATCGAAGAGGGCGTGCGCTGGATCATCGATCTGAAGACGGGGCGGCCCGACGGGCGCGAGTATCGAGGCCTGTCCGAAGACGAGGCGGCGCGCCGCTATGTCGAAGCCCGCACCGCCGAGTACGCGACGCAGCTCGAGCAGTACCGCAAGCTCATCGAGCTCGCCGCCGGCGCGCACGGCGACCTGCCGGAGCGGGGCGCGCAGGCACCGGTGCGGCTCGGCCTTTTCTTTGCCCGTCTGCCTGCGGCACATCGTTGGCGAGAAATCACCACCCCGTCCGACAGGAGCCAGCGCTGA
- a CDS encoding crotonase/enoyl-CoA hydratase family protein: MSQDPVRYAVDNEIAVVTVDDGRANALSHAVIDALGACLDRAAAEEAKAVVMTGRPGRFCAGFDLNVMMAGPSQRRKLVEEGAHLFLRMYEFPRPIVLACTGHALAAGAVWLTACDWRVGADVEAKIGLNEVAIGLPLPIFALELARARLASHRVLDATAHARIYSPREAVEVGYLDEVAAEAEVMARAMERAAALGALRDPAYSHTKQMVRAAVSRHIRSTLEEDMDRIG; this comes from the coding sequence ATGTCGCAAGATCCCGTCCGTTATGCAGTCGACAATGAGATTGCCGTCGTCACCGTCGACGACGGTCGCGCCAATGCGCTGTCGCACGCCGTCATCGATGCGCTCGGCGCGTGCCTGGACAGGGCGGCTGCCGAGGAGGCAAAGGCCGTCGTCATGACCGGCCGCCCGGGCCGTTTCTGCGCCGGCTTCGACCTCAACGTGATGATGGCCGGCCCCAGCCAGCGCCGGAAGCTCGTCGAGGAAGGTGCGCACCTGTTCCTGCGGATGTACGAGTTTCCGCGTCCGATCGTGCTGGCATGCACCGGACATGCGCTGGCGGCAGGGGCGGTGTGGCTGACCGCGTGCGACTGGCGCGTCGGTGCCGACGTCGAGGCCAAGATCGGTCTGAACGAGGTCGCCATCGGCCTGCCGCTGCCGATCTTCGCGCTGGAGCTTGCGCGCGCGCGGCTGGCGAGCCACCGCGTGCTGGACGCGACGGCGCACGCGCGCATCTACTCGCCGCGTGAGGCGGTCGAGGTCGGCTATCTCGACGAGGTGGCCGCCGAGGCCGAGGTCATGGCGCGCGCCATGGAGCGGGCGGCCGCGCTCGGCGCTCTGCGCGACCCGGCCTACAGCCACACCAAGCAAATGGTGCGCGCCGCGGTGTCCCGCCACATTCGAAGCACTCTCGAAGAGGACATGGACAGGATCGGCTGA
- a CDS encoding pyridoxamine 5'-phosphate oxidase family protein, whose amino-acid sequence MAQRFDTLSEELADFVRAQPVFFVASAPLSADGHVNVSPKGLDTLRVLGADRVAYLDLTGSGNETSAHVAENGRITIMLCSFGAQARILRIYGRGRAILPEDQGWPELRRHFGDYPGVRQIIDVAVDEVQTSCGYAVPRMDLVGARDTLIRWAERKGEQGTRVYQKERNARSIDGLVTPIGRRDRH is encoded by the coding sequence ATGGCGCAGAGGTTCGACACGCTGAGCGAAGAGCTGGCCGACTTCGTTCGGGCACAGCCAGTCTTCTTCGTGGCCAGCGCGCCGCTGTCGGCCGACGGCCACGTCAACGTCTCTCCCAAGGGCCTTGACACGCTGCGGGTGCTCGGCGCGGATCGCGTCGCCTACCTCGACCTCACAGGCAGCGGCAACGAGACGTCCGCGCATGTCGCGGAGAACGGCCGCATCACCATCATGCTGTGCAGCTTCGGCGCGCAGGCGCGCATCCTGAGGATCTATGGGCGCGGTCGCGCGATTCTGCCCGAAGATCAGGGATGGCCTGAGCTGCGCCGTCACTTCGGCGACTATCCCGGTGTACGTCAGATCATCGATGTGGCCGTCGACGAAGTGCAGACGTCGTGCGGCTACGCGGTGCCGCGCATGGACCTGGTCGGCGCGCGCGATACGCTGATCCGCTGGGCCGAGCGCAAGGGCGAGCAAGGCACGCGGGTCTACCAGAAGGAACGCAATGCGCGCAGCATCGACGGCCTCGTCACGCCCATCGGCCGGCGCGATCGGCACTGA
- a CDS encoding DsbA family protein, with the protein MAGATIAAMGAARSIGFTVYTDVLCPWCYNATVTLTRVRDEVGDVLSLQWKSYLLRPQPQPRSLDAFRRYTQSWMRPAAQPDAGEFQVWSTDEPPPSHSIPPNVAVKAAARQNALERYHLALMHAYFARNRNITDTANLIDVAGECGLDVDRFERDLDDASVLAEVIEDHREAISLDIHGVPCVVVEGGFQLPGAQERAVYKNVIAKTLERRKVLA; encoded by the coding sequence GTGGCCGGTGCCACCATCGCCGCAATGGGCGCGGCGCGCAGCATCGGCTTCACCGTCTACACCGACGTTCTCTGTCCGTGGTGCTACAACGCCACGGTGACGCTGACACGAGTGCGAGACGAGGTGGGCGACGTGCTCTCGTTGCAGTGGAAGAGCTACCTGCTGAGACCGCAGCCGCAGCCGCGGTCTCTCGACGCGTTTCGCCGCTACACGCAGTCCTGGATGCGGCCGGCCGCGCAGCCCGACGCCGGCGAGTTCCAGGTCTGGTCCACCGACGAGCCGCCGCCGTCGCACTCGATTCCGCCCAATGTCGCCGTCAAGGCCGCGGCGCGGCAGAACGCGCTGGAGCGTTACCACCTGGCGCTCATGCACGCGTACTTCGCACGCAACAGGAACATAACGGACACGGCCAACCTGATCGACGTCGCCGGCGAGTGCGGTCTCGACGTCGACCGGTTCGAGCGTGATCTCGACGACGCCTCGGTGCTCGCCGAGGTGATCGAGGATCATCGCGAGGCGATCTCGCTCGACATCCATGGTGTGCCCTGCGTCGTCGTCGAAGGAGGCTTTCAGCTTCCCGGTGCGCAGGAGCGGGCCGTCTACAAGAACGTCATCGCCAAGACGCTCGAACGCAGGAAGGTCCTTGCATGA
- a CDS encoding M20 family metallopeptidase produces the protein MKPPVLADAALRNLEEDAQALAGTIITNRRRIHEQPELGLMLPKTQALVVSELERIGVPIIRTGRTLSSVVADIEGTATGRATRVALRADMDALPLSEHNDLPYASKVAGCMHACGHDAHVAMLLGAAELLMKKRDAFAGTVRLMFQPGEEGFGGARLMIDEGVLEGIESAFALHIDSSTPMHTLSLRKGPIMASADSFRVVFHGAGGHASMPHLTSDPIPAIGPFVDGLSHVAARETDPDDRAVFSVTRVVAGTTLNVVPPTAECYGTIRTLSAKRRRIAHEQLRRVAEGVAASRGLRAEVQVDEGYPPTVNHDAPVELIAQTARALGLRVHEMPSPMMGAEDFSYVLENVPGAIAFLGVRCEGGGPLHSDLMKIDESMLAKGAALHVAAALRMMEG, from the coding sequence ATGAAGCCCCCAGTCCTGGCCGACGCGGCGCTGCGCAATCTCGAAGAGGACGCGCAGGCGCTGGCGGGCACGATCATCACCAACCGCCGCCGCATTCACGAGCAGCCCGAGCTCGGGCTGATGCTGCCGAAGACGCAGGCCCTGGTGGTATCGGAGCTGGAGCGCATCGGCGTTCCGATCATCCGGACGGGACGCACGCTCAGCTCGGTCGTCGCCGACATCGAAGGCACCGCCACCGGCCGTGCAACGAGGGTGGCGCTGCGGGCCGACATGGACGCCCTGCCCCTGAGCGAGCACAACGACCTGCCCTACGCCTCCAAGGTCGCCGGCTGCATGCACGCATGCGGACACGACGCGCACGTGGCGATGCTGCTCGGAGCTGCCGAGCTCCTGATGAAGAAGCGCGACGCGTTCGCCGGAACCGTGCGGCTGATGTTCCAGCCGGGCGAGGAAGGCTTCGGCGGCGCCAGGCTCATGATCGACGAAGGCGTGCTCGAAGGCATCGAGTCGGCGTTCGCGCTGCACATCGACTCGAGCACGCCGATGCATACGCTGTCGCTGCGCAAGGGGCCGATCATGGCCTCCGCCGATTCGTTCCGCGTCGTCTTCCACGGCGCCGGCGGGCATGCCTCGATGCCGCATCTGACCAGCGATCCGATTCCCGCCATCGGCCCCTTCGTCGACGGCCTCTCGCACGTGGCTGCGCGCGAGACCGATCCGGACGACCGTGCGGTCTTCAGCGTTACCAGGGTCGTGGCCGGCACGACGCTGAACGTCGTCCCGCCCACTGCCGAATGCTACGGCACGATCCGCACCCTCAGCGCCAAACGCCGGCGCATCGCGCACGAGCAGTTGCGCCGCGTCGCCGAGGGCGTTGCCGCCTCTCGCGGCCTTCGCGCCGAGGTGCAGGTGGACGAGGGCTACCCGCCGACGGTCAATCACGACGCGCCGGTCGAGCTCATCGCGCAGACTGCGCGGGCGCTCGGCCTGCGCGTGCACGAGATGCCGAGCCCGATGATGGGAGCCGAGGACTTCTCCTACGTGCTCGAGAACGTTCCCGGCGCGATCGCGTTTCTCGGCGTGCGCTGCGAGGGCGGCGGTCCGCTGCACTCCGATCTCATGAAGATCGACGAATCGATGCTTGCCAAGGGCGCCGCGCTGCACGTGGCGGCGGCGTTGCGCATGATGGAAGGCTGA
- a CDS encoding DUF99 family protein: protein MKRHAPHLLAIDDGPFVKGTSATTPIVAVMTQGAGAVEAVAMTSFAIDGENVSEFLVEWISGLRMIGSVQALVFGGITIAGLAVLDPRQISERLDKPVLIVNRKPPGDEVLVGALAAAGLHDRIALLEKCPRSFDSGHNVHVACAGIGAVEASALVAAGQLRSHLPEALRVAHLIARAVVMGESRGRA, encoded by the coding sequence ATGAAGCGCCATGCGCCTCATCTGCTCGCCATCGACGACGGCCCCTTCGTCAAAGGCACATCGGCGACGACGCCGATCGTGGCCGTCATGACCCAGGGAGCGGGCGCCGTCGAGGCGGTGGCGATGACGAGCTTCGCCATCGACGGTGAGAACGTCAGCGAGTTCCTGGTCGAGTGGATCTCGGGCCTGCGCATGATCGGCAGCGTGCAGGCGCTCGTCTTCGGCGGCATCACCATCGCAGGCCTCGCGGTGCTCGATCCTCGACAGATATCGGAGCGCCTGGACAAGCCCGTCTTGATCGTCAACCGCAAGCCGCCGGGCGACGAAGTGCTGGTCGGCGCGCTGGCGGCGGCGGGCCTGCACGACCGCATCGCACTGCTCGAGAAGTGCCCGCGCTCCTTCGACAGCGGCCACAACGTGCACGTTGCCTGCGCCGGCATCGGCGCCGTCGAGGCGAGCGCGCTCGTTGCGGCCGGTCAGCTGCGCTCGCACCTGCCCGAAGCGCTGCGCGTCGCGCACCTGATCGCCAGGGCGGTGGTCATGGGAGAGTCGCGCGGCAGGGCCTGA